The Comamonas piscis region GCAGCTTGGCGGGCCACCAGCCAGCGTCTGGCAAGCTTTGAGGCAGGCCTGCGGGCGCAGGCCCAGCCGCAAGGCGCTGCGCTGGCAGCGGGCGACCAGCTGCAAACCCAGGGCTTGCAGGTGAGTCTGCCCGATGGCCGGGTCGTCATCGATGCCGCAGACTTGCAGATTGACCCGGGCCAGCAGCTGCTGATCAGCGGTCGGTCTGGCAGCGGCAAATCCACCTTGCTGCGCAGCTTGGCCGGCATCTGGCCCTTTGCGCAGGGGCGGGTACAGCGGCCGATGGATGGCATGTTTATCGCGCAGCGCCCTTACTTCCCCGATGGCAGCCTGCGCCAGGCACTGGCCTATCCGCAGGCCGCTGCTACCTATACTGATGCGCAGTTGCAAGCGGCGTTGGCAGCGGCGCAGCTGCCGCTGTTGGTGGCGCGCCTGGACGAGGTGGCTGCCTGGAATGCCGTGCTGTCTGGCGGTGAGCAACAGCGCCTGGCCATTGCGCGCGTGCTGCTCAAGCGGCCTGCCTGGGTGTTTGCCGATGAAGCCACCAGTGCACTCGACCAGGACACTGAAGCCGCCATCTATGGCCAGTTGCAGCGGCTGGTGCGCGAGCGCGGCGGTGCACTGGTATCGGTGGCGCACCGCGACAGCGTGCAGGCTTTCCATGACCTGCGTTGGCAACTGGACCCCGAACAGCGTGCACTACTGCAAATCGCTCTCAAGCAGTGATCGGCGGGTTCCCGCGCACCCATAAAAAATGCCTGCACGAGGCAGGCATTGGCTGTATGTGGCGCAGCGCTTAGGCGACGGCGCCGACACCCAGCAGAGCGATCACCAGGAACACCACGGCGATAGCTACAAAGATGAAGAAAAGGATCTTGGCAATACCTGCTGCACCCGACGCAATGCCGGTAAAGCCGAAGACACCGGCCAGCAACGAGATCACCGCAAAAATAATGGCCCACTTAAGCATCGAACACCTCCTGTTGTCATGTGATGGTTGATCTTAAGCAGGGGGCCCGAGCAACGCCGTGGGCCGAAGATGTAAGTAGAGGTAGGCTGGCGCTGACAGTTGCGGATCGGTTGACTTGCCCCTTCGTTATGGGACCGATGGGGTCTGCGCGGGCTCCGCCGGGCTGGCCTCGGGTGGCTGCTGCGGTGGTGGGTCATCGGTCCAGCGGCGCACCACTTTTTGGAAGATGTGGGTATTGGGGATCTGCAGCACCACACTTTGGCTGCGGTCAGCGACAAAGTCCTCGATGGTGGTGTAGAGCATGTTGATATCGACCACCCGGCCCTTGGCGCCGGGCTTGTCCAAGCCGTCGAGCACTTCGATGTAGTCGCCCAGGCGGTAGGGCCGCACGGTGAAGATCAGTACGGCGCAGAAGAAGTTGGAGAGCACGCTCCAGGCAGCAAAAAAGGCCACAGCGCCCACGGCGGCGAAGCCCGAGAAGGCGGTCCACAACACGGTGGCGCTGACCCCTAAACGCTCCAGAATCAGCAGGCAGGTGCCGCCGATGATGAGCCAGCGCACGAGGCCCTTGATGGGCACGGCCAGCTCCAGCGGCCAGTGGTAGTGCTGGGCCATGCGGGTGATGAGCTTGCGGGTGGCGTAGTTGAGGCTGACGGCGAGCAGCAGGACCAAGGTGATCTGCATGGCAGGCACGATGATGTCCACCCATTCGGCGGCCCATTCAGGGATCAGGAGTTTGAGTCGGTTCATGGCGGGGAGCAGAGCGCGCAGCGGGCACCCAGGGCGCCCGTGTTAGAGGATGTGTTGATTATCAGCGATGAGAGGGCGGCAAGAAGGCGGCATTCAGGCCAGCGGCAGCTGGCTTTCCTGCGCGCGGCAGGCCTCGTCATGCCAATCGACCAGGGCCTGGATGTCCATGGCCATGCGGGCCTGGCCCAGTTGTGCGATGAACTGGCAGGCGCTGTACTGCGCGGCTTGCTTGTCGTAGACATGCGTCCAGTCTGCCCGGGCCGCCAGCTGGTTGGCAGCGGCCGGCCAGCGCCGCACTTGGGGGCTGGGACCGGACAGGCCCATGCGCCAGGGCTTGCCGGTGACGCGGGCGCGGAAGCACTGCTGCTGCAGGCACAGGCGCTGGTAGATGGGATCGACCTGCAAGGCGGAGAACAGCGTCTGCACGGCGCTGTCTGTGGGCAGCATGGTCTCGTGGGTCACGATGATGCGCAACCCTTTGGGCGTGCTGTACACGCGCAGGCCCCAGTCGGGGTGCTGCTGGCTGAAGGCGGTTACCCGCTCCAGCGCCACCTGCCGGGGATCGGCGCTGCCGGCCAGCTTTTGCCGCGCATTCAGCCAGCGCCGCAGCCACAGTGCCAGCACCACCGCTGCGCCGGTCAGCGCCAGCATGGCGGGCACCACGCCGCCCAGCGCAAACACCACAAAGCACGCGGCCAGCGCAAAGAAGGCAGCAATCAACATGGTTGCCGCGCTGGGCGCCGGTGGGCGGCGGGGGAAGTCCATGTCGGCGATGGCGACATCGGGGGTGTTGAGGCAGTGCGCGCCATAGCTGTTGCGCGTCATCACGGTGCGGCCACGTTGCGCGAGGATCTCTTCCCGGATGGGGGTGTGGTCGTTCAGCCCGTATTCGCCCAGCCGTTCCATGCGCTGGAAGCTGGCATCCAGATGGCGCATCTGCGGGGCGCTGAGTACCTGGTCGAGGGCAGTCTGCGCGCGTTGCTGGGCATGGGCCTGCGCGGCGTCCAGGCTCTGGTCGGACCAGCCCCAGCGTTGCACGGTGGCGCCATGGCGGCGGCCGGTTTCATGGCGCAGGCGCGCTTGCGCCCAGTAGCGGGGTATTTGCATGCAGGCCAGTATATCGGCGACAGGCGGGCATGAAAAAGCGGCATAGGCCCCTTGGGAGAGCCTATGCCGCCTGGCGCTGCTGGCAGGCCGAGGGCCTGTAGGGGGCGTTATTGCTCGCGGCGCAGGGCCGGGAACAGGATGATGTCGCGGATGCTGGCGCTGTCGGTCAGCAGCATCATGAAGCGGTCGATACCGATGCCGCAGCCGCCGGTGGGGGGCATGCCGTACTCCAACGCGCGCACAAAGTCGTGGTCGTAGTACATGGCTTCGTCATCGCCGCCATCCTTGGCAGCGACCTGGGCGTTGAAGCGGGCGGCCTGGTCTTCGGCGTCGTTCAGCTCGGAGAAGCCGTTGCCGAACTCGCGGCCGGTGATGTAGAGCTCAAAGCGCTCGGTCACTTCGGGGCGGTCATCGTTGGCGCGGGCCAGCGGGCTGATCTCGGTCGGGTGCTCCATGATGAAGGTGGGGTTCCAGAGCTTGTCTTCGACCAGCTCCTCAAAGTAGAGCACCTGCAGGCTGGCGAGGGTGCGGCCCGCCAGCTTGTCCTTCTCTTCCTTCATGCCCAGTTTCTTCAGCGCATTGGTGAGCCATTCGCGGTTGCCCACGTTCTCGCCGGCGTCGGTGTACTTGACGATGGCTTCGGTGATGGTCAGGCGCTCGAAAGGCTGGGTCAGGTCCACCGGCTTGCCGCCATAGGTCAGCTCCAAGGTGCCCACGGCCTTCATCGCGGCGTCGCGGATCAGCGCTTCGGTGTAGTCCATCAGGTCGCGGTAGTTCCAGTAGGCCGCGTAGAACTCCATCATCGTGAACTCAGGGTTGTGGCGCACCGACACCCCTTCGTTGCGGAAGTTGCGGTTGATCTCGAACACGCGCTCAAAGCCGCCAACGATCAGGCGCTTGAGGTAGAGCTCAGGCGCAATGCGCAGGTACATCTCCTGGTCCAGCGCATTATGGTGGGTGATGAAGGGCTTGGCATTGGCACCGCCGGGGATGGGGTGCAGCATGGGGGTTTCGACTTCGAGGAAGCCGTGCTCGACCATGAACTCACGGATGCCCGACACCGCCTTGGAGCGGGCCACAAAGCGCTTGCGCGCCTCTTCGTCGGTCATCAGGTCGACATAGCGCTGGCGCACCTTCTGCTCCAGATCGGCCATGCCATGGAACTTGTCAGGCATGGGGCGCAGGCTCTTGGTGAGCATGCGAATCTTGCTGACCTTGATCGACAGCTCGCCGGTCTTGGTCTTCATCAGCAGGCCTTCGGCGCCGATGATGTCGCCCAGGTCCCACTTCTTGAAGTCGGCATAGACCTCTTCACCGACGGTATCGCGGGTGACGTAGAGCTGGATGCGGCCGGTGGCGTCTTGCACGGTGGCAAAGCTGGCCTTGCCCATGACACGCTTGAGCATCATGCGGCCGCCCACGCTGACCGTGATGGCAGCGGCTTCCAGGTCGGTGGCGTCCTGGTCCGCATGGGCCGCAATCAGGGCGGCAGCGCGGTCGGCGGGCTTGAAGTCATTGGGGAAAGCCACACCTTTGCCTTGGCGCTGTGCTTCGCGCAGGGCTTTGAGTTTTTCGCGGCGCTCAGCAATCAGTTGGTTTTCGTCGTGCGCAACCGGCGCGGTCTCGGGAGTGGTGTGGTTTTCAGACATGAAGAGGCCAGCATTGCGCTGGTGAACGGCCAAAACCTGCCATTTTAAGATTTTTCGCAGGGCCTGTGCCCGCAAAAGCCGTAGTGTCCGACTGCTGCGCCGCTTTTCGTCCCTGGCGCGCCGGGGGATTTGCTGGTGCTAGCCAGGGCGGCGGCCCTAGAATAACAGCTTCAAGCCCTTAGCTATTGGCCTGCCAGCTTCATTTTTAATAGCAAATTCGCATTCTCGGGATGGCTCCCGACTGGAAACACCGATGCTTTTTCAAATCCTGTCCCTGCTGCTCAATATTGCAGGTGGTCTGCTGACCGGTGCCTGCCTGCTGCGCTGGTACATGCAGTACCAGCGCGTGTCCTTCAACAACCCCTTGGGCCAGCTGGTGCTGGCGCTGACGAGCTGGATGGTGCTGCCGCTGCGCAAGTTCACCAAGCGCGTGCCAGGGGGCGATTGGGCCAGCATCCTGGGCGCCTGGCTGGTGCAGCTGCTGCAGTTTGTGCTGCTGTGGCTGCTGTCGGGCGGCCTGGCATCGCTGCTGTCGGTGGTGGTGGTTGCGACCATTGGCGTGGCCAATATCGCCATCTCCACGATGGTGGTCATCACCCTGGTGCATGCGGTGCTGTCCTGGCTGGCGTCGGGCAATGCAGTGATGAACGCCGTGTTCTACCAGCTCACCGCGCCGCTGCTGCGCCCTTTGCGCAAGGTCATCCCCTTGGTCGGTGGCGTGGATCTGTCGCCCATCGTGCTGCTGGTGGGCTTGCAGATCATCTCCATCATGCTGGCGCACCTGCAGTCGCGCTTGCTGATGGCGGTGTGATGCCGTAGTGGGGCCTGGGCCTAGACCTAGACGCAAAAAAACCGCCATAGGCGGTTTTTTTGTGGGGGTTAGCGGCCTAGAAGGCCACCACGCCGATCAGGAGACAGCGTCAGCCGGCAGGCGTTGCAGCATGGCCAGGCTGCTGGCAATGCGGTCGCGCAGCTCGCGGCGGTCCACGATCATGTCCACGCCACCCTTTTGCTGCAGGAACTCGGCGCGCTGGAAGCCTTCGGGCAGCTTCACACGCACGGTGTTCTCGATCACGCGCGGGCCGGCAAAGCCGATCAGCGCCTTGGGTTCGGCCATGACGATATCGCCCATAAACGCAAAACCGGCAGACACGCCGCCCATGGTCGGATCGGTCAGCACGCTGATGTAGGGCAGGCCCTTCTTGGCAAAGCGGGTCAGCGCGGCATTGGTCTTGGCCATCTGCATCAGGCTGAGCAGGCCTTCCTGCATGCGGGCACCGCCGGTGGCGGTGAAGCACACAAACGGCACTTTTTGCTCGATGGCGGTTTCGACGCCGCGCACAAAGCGCTCGCCAACGACCGAGCCCATCGAGCCGCCCATGAATTCAAACTCAAAGCAGGCCACCACCAGGTTGACGCTCTTGACCGAGCCGCCCATCACCACCAGTGCATCGGTCTCGCCGGTGTTCTCCAGCGCTTCCTTGAGGCGCTCGGGGTACTTGCGGCTGTCCTTGAACTTCAGCGCATCGACGGGCAGCACTTCCTGGCCAATCTCGTAGCGGCCTTCGGCGTCGAGAAACTGGTTCAGGCGCGCGCGCGCTGACATGCGGTGGTGGTGGCTGCACTTGGGGCAGACATTGAAGTTGTGCTCCAGGTCGGCCTTGTACAGCACGGCTTCGCATGCAGGGCACTTGATCCACAGACCTTCGGGCATCTGGCGGCGCTCGGCCGGGTCCGTATGCTGGATCTTGGCGGGTAACAGTTTCTCTAGCCAGGACATGGTTCTTTTCCTTTGCTCTCGCACTCGTTGGGCTGCGCGCTGCGCAGCCCAGGAGGCGCATTATGCGTCAAGCGCCTTGCGGATGCCACGCAGAAAATCGGCCACCAGCGCCACAACTTTCTCGTGCGGCTGGTTTTCGATCAGCTGGATGATGCGGGTGCCGATCACGACAGCATCGGCGACTTTGCCGATGGCCTGTGCCGTCTGCGCATCACGAATGCCAAAGCCCACGCCCACAGGGATGTGTACATGCTGGCGGATCTGCGGCAGCATGGCCTCGACCGCTGCGGTGTCCAGCGTGCCGGCACCGGTCACGCCCTTGAGCGAGACATAGTACACATAGCCACTGGCCACACGCGCGACTTGCTGCATGCGCTCGGGGGTCGAGGTGGGCGCCAGCAGGAAGATGAGGTCCATGCCATGCGCACGCAGATCGGCCGCGAAGGCTTCGCATTCTTCGGGCGGGTAGTCTACCACCAGCAGGCCATCCACTCCGGCGGCGGCGGCATCGCGCACAAAGGCGCCCTTGCCGTTGACCTGGTCATAGCGCTCGACCGGGTTGGCATAACCCATCAGCACCACCGGGGTGCTGTTGTCCTTCAAGCGGAACTCGGCCACCATGGCCAGCACCTGCTTCATGCCAATGCCCAGCGCCAGCGCTTTCTCGCCGGCCTTCTGGATGACGATGCCGTCAGCCATGGGATCGGAAAAGGGCACGCCCAGCTCAATGACATCAGCACCGGCATCGACCATGCCGTGCATCAGCGCGGGCGTGATGTCGGCAAACGGGAAGCCAGCGGTGACATAGGGGATCAAGGCCTTGCGGCCGGCCAGCTTGAGCTGGTCGAAAGTAGCGGCAATACGGCTCATTTTGTATAGCTTCCCTTGACAGCCACACCGCGGCTGGAAGGTTGGGCGTAGAAATCAACGCCCGAGAGATCGGCCACGGTGCCGATGTCCTTGTCGCCACGGCCCGAGAGGCTGACGAGAATGGACTGGTCGGCGCGCATGGTTTTGGCCAGCTTCATCGCGTAGGCCACCGCATGGCTGGATTCCAGCGCCGGGATGATGCCTTCGGTATGGCAGAGGTAGTGGAAGGCGTCGAGCGCCTCCTGGTCGGTGATGCCAACATACTGGGCGCGGCCCAGCTCCTGCAACCAGGCATGCTCGGGGCCCACGCCGGGGTAGTCCAGGCCGGCGCTGATCGAGTGGGTTTCGGTGATCTGGCCGTTGTCGTCCTGCAGGATATAGGTGCGGTTGCCATGCAGCACACCCGAGGAGCCGCGCTGCAGTGAGGCCGAGTGCTTGCCACTGTCCAGGCCTTCGCCCGCCGCTTCGACGCCGATCAGGCGCGTGTTCTCGTAAGGGATGTAGGGGTAGAAAATCCCCATCGCATTGCTGCCGCCACCCACGCAGGCAATGACGGCGTCAGGTTGTTCGGCAGCCATGTTCTGTTCCTTGAACAGCGCAGGCATCTGGGTCAGGCATTCGTTGCCGATGACGCTTTGGAAGTCACGCACCATCATCGGGTAGGGATGGGGGCCGGCCACGGTGCCGATGATGTAGAAGGTGTTGTCCACATTGGCCACCCAGTCGCGCATGGCTTCATTGAGCGCATCCTTGAGCGTTTTGCTGCCCGAGTCGACGGGCACCACGGTGGCACCCAGCAGCTTCATGCGGTAGACATTCGGGCTTTGGCGGCGCACATCTTCGCTGCCCATGTAGACCACGCATTCGAGGCCATAGCGGGCGCAGATGGTGGCGGTGGCCACGCCGTGCTGGCCGGCGCCCGTCTCGGCAATGATGCGCGGCTTGCCCATGCGCTTGGCGAGCATGGCCTGGCCGATCACATTGTTGATCTTGTGGGCGCCGGTGTGGTTGAGGTCCTCGCGCTTGAGGTAGATCTGCGCGCCACCCATCTCGCGCGACATGCGCGCTGCATGGTAGACGGGCGATGGCCGTCCGACATAGTGGGCCAGCTCGTAGTGGAATTCGCGCATGAACTCCGGATCGTTCTGGTACTTGGCATAGGCCTCACGCAGCTCGACGAGGGCGTGGGTCAGGGTTTCGCTGGCAAAGCTGCCGCCATAGGGGCCGAAATGGCCCGCGAGATCGGGTTGTTGGTATTCAAACATGGAAGGGATTCTTGGCAAGTAGGGTGTCGGCGGCGCGTACGGCTGCGACAAACTGTTGGATTTTTTCGGCGTCCTTGGTGCCCTTGATGGCTTTGCCATCGGCACCCGTCATCTCAACGCCGGAGCTGACATCCACCGCGAGCGAGATGCAGCGCGGTCTGACTTGCACAATGCCATCGGTCACGTTTGCAGGCGTGAGTCCACCAGACAAAACGAGATGAGAGGCTACGTTTGTTGGAAGCAGTGACCAATTGAATGCTTTGCCGCCGCCGCCGAATCCCTCGACATGGGCGTCGAGCAAGATGGCCTTGGCGTGTGAATAACGATGGGCATATTCTACGAGGTCGAACTGCAGTGCAGCGTCGCCAAGGGGTATGCGCGCTGCGCGCAGAAAACTGCGCTCGCCGCCACCGGTGGAGGCCAGGCACTGCTCGGGCGTCTCGTCACCATGGAACTGCGCAATCGCGCCGGGCACCTGGGCGCAGGCCGCCATCACCTGGGCAGAGGGTTCATTGACAAACAGCAGCACCGGCGTCACAAAGGCCGGCAGACGGCGTGCCAGCTCGGCGGCCCGCTGCATGGTCACCGCGCGGGGGCTGGCGGGGTAGAGCACAAAGCCGATGGCATCGGCCCCGGCGGCCACGGCCGCGTCCACGTCTTGCTCGCGGGTCAGCCCGCAGATCTTGATGCGGGTGCGTCCCGCGGTGGCTTGGAGGGCGGTCAATGGAACTCCTTGTTCAGGCAAACCAGTCAAAAGAGATGGCCTCGGTGGGCAAGCCCCAGCGCGGATCGTATTGGGGGCCGAGGAAATAGAGGCCATCCGGTGAGAACGTGGGGGCCGCGACCTTGCGGCTGCGGGCATTGAGAACCTCCAGCATCCACTCAGGCGGTTGGGCTCCCTGGCCAATCACGACCAAGCACCCCATGATGTTGCGGATCATGTGGTGCAAGAAGGCGCTGCCCTGGAAATCAAAACGCCAGTAGCAGGATGGCATCCCATCGCGCGAGGCGCTGGGCCGTTGCGTACTCCTGGCAATGTGGATGGCATACAAGGTTTTGACCGGCGACTTGGCCTGGCAGCCTGCCGCACGGAACGACGAAAAATCATGCTCGCCCAGCAGGTACTGCACGGCGCGCTGCATGGGCTCTAGGTCCAACGGCTGGTACACCCAGCCGACACGGCCAGCCTCGACGCTAGGGCGCACCGGTGACTGCAGCAGCGCATAGCCATAGCGCCGCGATGTGGCGCAAGCGCGGCTGTGGAAGTCATCAGGTACCGTGCGCACCCACTGGACAGCGATGTCCTTGGGCAAAAAAGTGTTGGTGCCTCGCACCCAGGATGCCTCAGCGCGCGCAACAGGCGAGTCAAAATGCACCACCTGCATGAGGCCGTGTACACCGGCATCGGTGCGTCCAGCGCAGTTGGTGGAGATAGGGGAGGCGGCAAAGCGGCTCAACGCCGCTTCAAGATGGTCTTGGACAGTGATGCCGCTGAGCTGGCTTTGCCAGCCTTGGTAGGCCTGTCCGTTGTAGGTGATGCCCATGGCGATTCGCATGGCGCCATCATAAAGGCGCCATGCCACCCGGCCATAGAAAAAGCCCCGCAGAGCGGGGCTTGTGTGAGAAGTGCGTGCTGATCAGCGGCTTTGGTCCAGCAGGCGCTGGGCCTGGGCCTTGACGGTGGCGCTGGACGATTCGGCCATGACCTCTTCGGCCAGCGAGCGGGCACCTTCCTTGTCGCCGATGGCCAGGAATTCCTGGGCCAGGGTCAGCTTGGTGGCCAGCGGGTCGCTGTCATCGATCTCCAGGCCGGCCATGTCGTCGGCCAGGGTCACCGGATGGGTGTGGTCTGGCTCGCCGGTGCTGGGCAGGTCCAGCGACAGCGAAGTCATGTCAAAGTCCATGGTCGGCAGGCCCTTGTCGCTGATGGGCATCTGCGCCGTGCTTTGGTTGTCAAAATCGCTCAGTTGGAAGTCCAGCGAACCGGGCTGGGTTTCCAGGCTCTGGGCGGCTTCGTGGGAAGTGCTGGGGGCCAGCTCCGAAGGAATGCTCAGTGCCTCGGCCAGTTGGCGGTCAAAGTCTTCCATCGACATGGCGGGCTTGCCTGCGGCAGGCGCCAAGGCCTCAAAGGCCAAGCCTGGATCGACGGCAGCTGCCGCTGGCGCAGCGACGGGCGCTGCAGGTGCGGGCGCCTGGTAGCGCGCGCTGGCATCCGGGGTGTCGGTCAACTGGCTGCTCATCGCAAAATCCAGGCCGGTGGAGGGGCTGAATGCGCTGGCAGGGTCTGCCGCTGCCAGCGTGGTGGGCGGCAGCGTGTTCTCGAAGGGGATCGGCTCGGCGCGGGCGGCAGCAGCGGCGGCGGCCAGCGCGGCAGGTGTAGCGATTTCGGTCGCGGAAGGTACCGCAGCGGTGTTGTTCTGGTAGATCGGGTTGGCGGCGTCCAGCTCCTGGCCCAGCGCGGCAATGCGCAGCCAGTCAGGACCGGTACCACCGGTGAGCTGGCGAGCATCCTTGGCAATGCTCTCCAGCGCCAGGCGGTCCTTGCGCTTGGCGTAGATCTCGGCCAGCTTGGCATGCAGCGCGCTGCGGGTCGGGCTGGTGCGCAGCGCTTCCTTGAGGATTTCCTCGGCCTGCAGGTCACGGCCATAGGCCAGGTAGACGTCGGCTTCGGCAACAGGGTCGACATCGCCGGCATCGAGCTGGCTGGGGGTGTAGGCCAGCGAGGAGTTGCCGGTGGTCATCGCGCTCACCGAGGTATCGATGTGCTGACCGCCGCTGGCGCCAAAGAACGAGTCTTGCGCCAGGCTGCTTTCGAGCACCGAGTCAGTGGCGGCGTCCACGCCTTCCTTGCGCTTTTTGTTGCGGTACCAGAGGCCACCCAGCAGGGCCAGGATGGCCATGCCGCCAGCGGCTGGCAGCAGGGGGTTCTCCATCAGTTCATCGACAAAGCTGGGCTCTTCGACGGGTGCTGGAGCCGGTGCGGGCTTGGGTTTGGCTGCCGGAGCAGGTGCCGGGGTAGGTGCCGGGGTAGGCGCTGCCACAGGTGCTGCAGCATCGCCAGTGCTTGCTGCGGGTGCTGCAGCAGGTGCTACCGCCGCAGGCGTTGCAGCGGTCACTGCCGCTGTGGCGGGTGCTGTGGCTGGAGCGGCGGCGGGCGGAGTCGCAGGTGCTGCGGCCGCTGGCGCATTGCCTGCAGCCGGCACGGTGGCCGTGGCAGCAGGCTTGCCGTCTGCCGGAGCCGCAGCGGATGCCGCCGTGGCCGCAGTGCCTGCAGCGGCTTGCTTGAGCTTGTTCAGCTCTTCAATGTTCTTGTTCAGTTCCGAGGTGCGGTCCTGCGTGGCATTGGCCTGCTGGGCGCTGGCAACGCTGGCTTCTGCGGACTTGCCGCCCTTGGCGGCTTCCTTGCTCAGTTTGAGCTGGTCCGGTGCCACGCTCTGGGGCTTCTTGTCGTCGACGGAGGCTTCGACCTTGCCGCTGGCGGCACGCGTGTCGGTCGCGACCTGGGCCGGCGCTGCCTTGGCGGCGAGCTGGCTGCGGTAGCTGTTGAAGTCGCGGCTTTGCGCGGCCACCATCTGGCGTGCCTGGCGTGGCGTAACCGCACGCGCTTGCTCAGCCGTCGGCATGGTCAGCGCTACGCCCGCCTTCATGCGGTTGACATTGCCACCCACAAAGGCGTGCGGGTTGCTCTGCACCACGGCGACGAGCATCTGGTCCAGCGAGATATCGGCGGGCTTGTTCTGCGCGGCGATGCGGCCCAAGGTGTCGCCACGTTGGGTGCGCACGGTGTCGCCGCCAGAGTTGTTGCTGGCGGTGGCCGGAATATTGGCACGTGGTGCTGGCGCAGGGCGGGGCGCGGCAGCACTGCGGGTGGCGGGCGCTGGTGCCGGCGTGGCCGAGGCCAGCGGCTCCTCGATCACGCGCACAGGCGGTGCTGGTGGGCGGATGGCTGGGGCAGCGGCTGCGCTGAGCTGCGGCGCCACGGTGACGGCCGGTTCTGGCTTGCGCAGGTTGGGCGGGTCGAACAGCATGGTGTAGCTGCGCACGACCTGGCCGGAATTCCAGTTGGCGTCGATCACATAGTCGACAAAGGGGTCGTTGACTGCGCGCTGGGTGGTCAGCACGATCACCGCGGTGCCATTGGCGCGGCGCTGCAGCTGGGCGCGCACGCCGCTGGCCGTACCTGAGTAGTCCATGCCCTGGGTGCGAAACACCGCAGACGAGGCGGTCTTGACCTGCAGAGTGTCAGCTTCCGCGTCGGTGATTTGTGGAACTTCGATTTCCGCGCGCAGGGGCTCGCCCAGCGCGGATTTCACATTGATCTTGCCCAGCGCGAGCGCCGATGCTTCCCCTGTGTACAGGCCAAAGGCTGCCATGGCGGCGGCAAGCGCAGTGATTTTCCAGCGATGCATAGTGCTATTTGATTGAATAGTAGAAGCGTGCGGGGTTGTTTTTGTACCCATGAGAAAGCCCTCCCCCTAAGACGCGAAATCGGTAATTATCAGTAAAAAGAACCTTAACAGTAATGTGTTGGGGTGACAAGTTAAGGAGCGGGCATCTCTTTTGTTAGGGTGCTTGGGCTCGCTCAGGGCTGTCCGATTGTTGTTCCGGAACAACTTTTCAGAGGGCGGGCACCCAGCGGGGTCCAGTCAGAACCTTTACCGAACTCACGATAGAAAACACCTTCCGGCCGCCTGCTGCAGATCCGGAAGGTGTAGTGTTTTGGTACCCGTTGGTCAGGCGTGCATCAAGCGGCGAGCAGGATGCGCAGCATGCGGCGCAGTGGCTCGGCAGCGCCCCAAAGCAGCTGGTCGCCAATCACGAAGGCCGAGACATACTCAGGGCCCATGTTCAGCTTGCGCACACGGCCCACAGCGACTTCCAGGCCACCGGTCACGGCAGCGGGGGTCAGTTCCTTGACGGTCACGGCGCGCTCGTTGGGCACCCACTTGACCCAG contains the following coding sequences:
- a CDS encoding FimV/HubP family polar landmark protein → MHRWKITALAAAMAAFGLYTGEASALALGKINVKSALGEPLRAEIEVPQITDAEADTLQVKTASSAVFRTQGMDYSGTASGVRAQLQRRANGTAVIVLTTQRAVNDPFVDYVIDANWNSGQVVRSYTMLFDPPNLRKPEPAVTVAPQLSAAAAPAIRPPAPPVRVIEEPLASATPAPAPATRSAAAPRPAPAPRANIPATASNNSGGDTVRTQRGDTLGRIAAQNKPADISLDQMLVAVVQSNPHAFVGGNVNRMKAGVALTMPTAEQARAVTPRQARQMVAAQSRDFNSYRSQLAAKAAPAQVATDTRAASGKVEASVDDKKPQSVAPDQLKLSKEAAKGGKSAEASVASAQQANATQDRTSELNKNIEELNKLKQAAAGTAATAASAAAPADGKPAATATVPAAGNAPAAAAPATPPAAAPATAPATAAVTAATPAAVAPAAAPAASTGDAAAPVAAPTPAPTPAPAPAAKPKPAPAPAPVEEPSFVDELMENPLLPAAGGMAILALLGGLWYRNKKRKEGVDAATDSVLESSLAQDSFFGASGGQHIDTSVSAMTTGNSSLAYTPSQLDAGDVDPVAEADVYLAYGRDLQAEEILKEALRTSPTRSALHAKLAEIYAKRKDRLALESIAKDARQLTGGTGPDWLRIAALGQELDAANPIYQNNTAAVPSATEIATPAALAAAAAAARAEPIPFENTLPPTTLAAADPASAFSPSTGLDFAMSSQLTDTPDASARYQAPAPAAPVAAPAAAAVDPGLAFEALAPAAGKPAMSMEDFDRQLAEALSIPSELAPSTSHEAAQSLETQPGSLDFQLSDFDNQSTAQMPISDKGLPTMDFDMTSLSLDLPSTGEPDHTHPVTLADDMAGLEIDDSDPLATKLTLAQEFLAIGDKEGARSLAEEVMAESSSATVKAQAQRLLDQSR
- the truA gene encoding tRNA pseudouridine(38-40) synthase TruA, producing MRIAMGITYNGQAYQGWQSQLSGITVQDHLEAALSRFAASPISTNCAGRTDAGVHGLMQVVHFDSPVARAEASWVRGTNTFLPKDIAVQWVRTVPDDFHSRACATSRRYGYALLQSPVRPSVEAGRVGWVYQPLDLEPMQRAVQYLLGEHDFSSFRAAGCQAKSPVKTLYAIHIARSTQRPSASRDGMPSCYWRFDFQGSAFLHHMIRNIMGCLVVIGQGAQPPEWMLEVLNARSRKVAAPTFSPDGLYFLGPQYDPRWGLPTEAISFDWFA